The following nucleotide sequence is from Vanrija pseudolonga chromosome 4, complete sequence.
TTAATGACGACAGAGAGACGGACGCACCGACCAGAGGTGACGAAAGCGTGCCAGAAACGCGAAGCACGCGAATGTGGCGGCCACGTGGCGACCTTCTTCCCTCAACTTCATCTCTGGCAAATCATGCTCGCCCAAACCGTCATCGTTCTAGCCCCCACGCCTGCCCGCACCCCTCACGCACGTCTGACAGCTGCATCTCTAGCACACGCTACAAGATAAAATCATCGCCATGGCCTCGCGGCCTTTTGAGGACCGTATGGACCGCTTAagcagcctcctccttgaggcgCTGAACGGCGGGCACAGGCGAGCCCTGGCGCGAAGCGCGCTTCTGGAGGACCTCTCTcctggcgagcgaggcctTGTTGAGCACTTCGAGCATTGTGACAGTGGTGTCCCAGTCAACGCAGGCTGTGGGGTGTTAGCCGAGTCACTCTGggggcctcctcgtcctcctgcaCACTCACCATCGGTGATCGAGACACCGTACTCGAGGTTCTCCCGTCCCTTGTCCGACTTCTGgttgccctccttgaggtTGGACTCGAACATGACACCAGTGATGGAAAGCTCGCCAGCGGCAATCTGGGCAgcaacgtcgtcgccgaccaaAGGCTGGTTGCGGTGGTTCTTTGACGAGTTGCCGTGCGAGAAGTCGACCATGACAGTGGGGTGGCTGTCGGggttcttcttcttcatgGCCTGGACGGCGGCCTGGACGTACTGCTCCTTGTAGTTGGGtccgtccttgccgccgcggagGATAACGTGGCAGTCGCGGTTGCCGGACGTCTTGACGATCGAGGCCATGCCCTGCGAGTTGATGCCCATGAAgttgtgggggtgggcggccgactccatggcgtcgagggcgacggtgAGGCCACCGTCGGTGCCGTTCTTGAAGCCGACGGGGAACGAGACACCAGAGGCAAGCTCACGGTGGAGCTGCGACTCGGTGGTACGGGCACCGATGGCACCCCAGGTGATGAGGTCGGCGATGAACTGGGGGGAGATggtgtcgagcagctcgcagccGACGGGGAGGCCCATGGCGTTGATGTCGCAGAGGAGCTGACGGGCGACCTTGAGACCCTTGTTGATCTGGAAGGTGTTGTCGATGTCGGGGTCGTTGATGAGGCCCTTCCAGCCGACGGTGGTGCGGGGCTTCTCGCTGGGGCTGTCAGCATCGGTTCACCACAAGAccacgagcgcagcgagtggCAGAGACAGAACAGGgggacgtcgaggcgacACGACGCAAGAAGCCGAGAATAGCCGCAAGCCGTGGTCAACCGCGGCACGGtgctcggcatcgcggcAAGTCTCGAATGCTCGAAACTGTGCCCATATGCTGAGGCCTCGGCTCGCATTGTAGCGATACGGCGTGCCCACCGACCCCAGCACGCACGAGCAGTCGGCACGGCGCACGGTCCTATCGGCTCGACTCGAATTGATGCTTCTCATTGTTCTGCTtccctgcctgcctgccgccttGCCCCCGCCTGCGCTGCGTCCGACCAACTCACAAGTAGACACGCATGACGACCTCAAGACCGGGCCAGAGGCCGTCCTGCACGCCCTTCCTCAAGCGGGTGGCGTACTCCTTTGCctggtcgacgtcgtggaTGGAGCAGGGGCCGACAATGACGAGCAGGCGGTCGAGGGGGTCGGTTCCGCGCACaatcgacgacgcggtgcggcgcgcggccgagatgGTCTTGGCCGCCGTTGCGGGGACGGGGATCTCGTGGCGCAGGAGCGCGGGGGGGATCAGCGGGTCGTACTGGGTTTTGTGTTAGCAGAGTGGAGGGGAGCAGCAGGAGGACGAGATGGAGAAACGtgtgcgagcgcgagctcgccgggctcgacggcgtaAGCAGAAAAGGGACACTCACACCCGtgaccttgtcgtcgtcaaggGGGCGGTTGCGGTCGGGGGACTGTGTGGAGACTGgcattgtgtgtgtgatggAGTGTTGTTGAGAAAGAGAGAGATGTGCGATGGGGCCTATCAATGTGGTTGGTGGGTGGCAGCTCCGCGGGTGGCTCGATTTTCACGGaaaggcagcagcaagcaggtGGACATGTGGCTGGCCACATTGCACTGAACGAGTCAAAATCTCCCCGTGGGGAATTCGAAAATAGTAATAAAATGACTGACTCGACACCTGCCATCACTAATCGAGCAGGCCAGAAATCACTAATCTGCACCTGCCTGATTAGTTAGTCCACGCTCACAGCCAACCACATGCCGTAGATTATCGGGTGCAGCACATGCAGTGACATTGCCTAGAACCCGATCTACTCCTTCCGACACATGTGCGTCTCTTCGGCTACCCGATGGGCCGCGACGTTTGTCCGACGCTGGACGCTGGCTACTCCACCCCCTAACCTCACTACATACATGCAATGGACACGACTGTGCAGTACCAGAATGGAAAATGACTAGATGAAACCACGACACCTGGAAAGCTCTTacgcctgctgctggtaaAAGTAGTTGATAAACAGGCGCATGCGGAGACCCAGGGCGTTGAACACTGGCGTGGTCGTGTTCTGTGGCGCGCAGCGTTAGCTTTGCTTGGCACGACACGGCCACCTTGACTCACCACACGCGACGCGTCCCCACCAACCACAATCAactcgcccttctcctcggtCCAGCCCAGCGCGTTGGCAAACACTtctcgcctcgcgcgctgccgctcggcctcgctcttCCACCCGCCTTCAGGCTTGGTCGGCTTGACGGGCGGGAAGCCCTTGGACGCGTCAAACAGGCCGCGGTTCTTCTCCACCAGCACGGGCGAGTGCTTGACGTGGTGCTGGGCGATCGACAGCCCGGACAGATCGTTGGCCGTGTGGTACAGGTCGGGCCGCTTGCCTGGCTTGTCGCGGAGTCCACCGCCCTTGCCAGCTTCATTCTGTCCCGCGAGCAGGACATACTCTTGCAGTGCCACGCGGTTGAACAGCCCCTGAGAGCCGGCCACATCGACCCAGTCCCCGTCGTCACCGTCCAGAACGGTGACCTTGGCGTCGCTTTCCCCCTCGCTCTTGCTCTCGTTGCCCTTGCgaacgagctcctcgagcacagGGAacccgccacccacccaccacgaGTAGCATCCGTCCACGAGCTTGTTGCTGCGGCCACGGaacccgccgagctcgtAGGAGTTGCCCTGCATAAGCGCGGACCAACGCACAGCAGAGTCGACGTCGATCGCTGCGGGGAAGCCCGGCGCAAGCGACGGCAGAGGCTCAGAGGGCGGCTGGATAGAGGTGAGGAGGAAGTGTGCGAGGAGCGCACAGGAGGTGTATCCGCCGTGCGCCTCGGcaaacgacgccgacgggccaTTAGTGGCCCCTCCAAACGTCCACATGTCAGACGCAAAGCCACCCTCATAGGTCTGGCACCCGACGAGGTGCTTGTCAATGTTGTGCAGGAGCTCGGGGGTGAGGATGTCCAGAAccgtggcgacgacgaggaggcagtACGTGCCACTGCGAGCAGGCACGATCGTCAGCGACACTAGATCAACACGACACACAGATCGACCGGAGGCTGATACCCCTGCCCCCATACTGTCCAGCTGGGTTACTCACCGGACGTCCGTTTCACCGCCGTCACACACGGAAAAGCCTCCTTCGGGCCGCTTCATCCTCATGAAGAAGTCGTAAATGTTCTGCCTGGACGCCGCGAGCTGTTCCCAGCCGAAACCCTCGGTCGCGTTTCCAGAGATTGCGAGAGCAATAACAGCCGCGTACGTcgggaggaggtgggcgaTCTGGGTGTtggctgcgccgcctgcaaAGCCGCCGCTTGGAAGCTTGAACGAGAGGAGCGTCGTGACGGCTCTGTGGCGGGTCAGCTCCGATCCGGAAGACCTGTCAGCTGCTCCCACCTCTTCTTCGTGGCGTCGTCCAGCGCAATGCCAAGCAGGTCCAGCGAGTGCAGGATCCAGAACATGAGCCACGGCTTGCTCGCGTCCAGCGCCGTGTACGACGGAGGGCACTGGAAGAGGTGCTGCCCCATGAACTGGGCCGTCTCGTTCTTAcgcagcgccgtcgtgccgtcATGCGTagccggctcgctcgcgaccTTTGCGGGCGAGATCTCGCGCAAGAGGTCGGCAATGACCTCCTCCGTGTCCCGCTGGTCCTCTAGCGTGGGGGTGTATACCCCGTCCGAGGGGAACGCGCCCCCCGGGGGGAACGAGAAGACGGAGGGGTGGTAGGTTGCTGTTGCCATGAGGTGAGTTGGTGGCGAGGTGTGTTGGGAGATGGAGGGAGGGGGATGCTGTGTCCTCTATTGTTTAATGCCTTGGGGCGTGTATGAGCTGATAGTTGCTCAatgtggtgtgtgtgtgtagtTGAGCTGCTTGCTGGGTTGCCAGTGGTCTCGCAAGTGTCGCTGTCGTTGCTATTGTTCGCATCGAcctccctccacctccaATGTCACGCGTCTTGACGACGTCACTCTGATTAGGCATGCAAAGTTTAGGCTCGCATTTGACAAACAGGCCTAATCATTGCTCCCGCCGCCTTGGCTCTAACCGGTGACGTCAGCGGCGAGTCGTGTTGATGCCAGAAAAATGTTCGGTGTGTGCACGATGCCCGAAGAAAACgacgtggcgcgcggcgcgcggcgctgcggcgaccaccaccaccaaagGCAAAGAAAGGCTCGGCGCACGCTCTGCAATGGCCGCCTAGACCGAAGGGCATCACGCGCAACCCATGCATGACAGCAACGCAAAGAAGCGCGTATGCAAGTTACCGAGGGGGGTATTCCATCGGTTACATTCCAAGACGCTGCGTGGGGAGAGGGCTGCCTCACGGCTCGACTGCCCACGGGATGCGTGGGCATATGGAGATGGAGGTTGTCTCGCCGGTCTGGCTGCAAGCAGTCCAGTCCAGTCTCAAGCGGGGTATGCTTGCTTGGGTGACTGTGACTGGCGTCCCACGCACCCACCCAGTCACGATCGCAGGGATACGATACCTTTGCCCAGGACTCGGCGCCAGGAGTCAGTGCCATTACCCTCGGTTGAGATGCGCTCTAACCCCCTTTACTCCAAGGTAGTAATGCAAGCGCCACCCCTGACTACCACCACTGtagccgcggcgcgcgcggcgacgagtgtCTGTTGTTCCCCGAGAAATGCTTAAGACGTGCCTTGGACACCACCTACTGCAGTCGCTACAAtctcgtcgcctcgtcctctCCGTCATCGGCGGCCACTGCTGACCAAAACATTGACATCCTAACCAATCTACCCACGACGGCTCCACGACAACGATAGGTGCGAGCGCGCCATCGTTATCAAGCCCTCCCCAAAGATTCAAGCTCAGGACGGCCCCTTCGCCCccgtgtcgtcgccatcgccatctccgcgcgcccgccgaacatagcagcagcagcaggcggccaCACCGACCCCGCACCAACGTAGCCCCCCACCCCGACTCGGACCCCCAAGATCTGCACCGAGGTCAGAGGTCCTAGCCACCGACAGCTCGTATAAAACGTAGGGAGACGGACATGTGAGTGAAGTGGGCTGCAACAGGAAAAAAAGAACAGCCGGCTGACACAATGTTCGACTGGTATCAGCTCTCCACCATGGCTGTTGACGCGGTGCGCACACTCGTGCGAAAGctcacggcgccgagcacctcgccgctACTGCCTTTCATCCCCAAGTACAGTGAGTTGGCGCCGTGGGGAGCTGGCGGACGCGATGGGGAGCAAGCATCAAAGCATGCTCGTCGCGATCGCCGCGATCCCGGCTGGATCTGCACCTTAGCCGGCGCTTACTGACACCCAACCTTCCCCCCCACAGTCAAggtcctcttcctcctcctcatccttgccaactcgtcgtcgttcccATTCCTATGGCACCTCCGCGTCTGGAAGTACCCGCTCACGGCGTACTACAAGGCGTACACCAAGGGCGTGAACGCGTtctggcgcggctggcgcaAGGAGGTCGACAAGCGCGGCAACATCTACCAGAACAGGACAAAGATCAGGCGCATCGCCCTGTTCGACGACTGCGACTACAACATGCACCTGAGCAACTCGTCGTACCCCAAGGCGTCGGACGCGGGCAAGATGAAGTGGGCCATTGACAACATGGCGCCGTGCTTTGCGACTGGCCTCTTCATGGCTCTGGGCGCCAGCCACTGGCAGTACTTCAAGGAGATCCCAATCGGCTCGACGTACACGATTGAGACGAGACTGGGCGGCTACGGCGACaagtggtgagtgtggccGTGAGCGCGCAGCAAGCGCGGGGGGGTTGAGTGGCGGGAAGGCTGTGTGGTCGGTCGCTTCGACACTTCCACGGGCAAcgagtcgcggcggcggcgatgcgtCGTCTCGTCACGCAACACTAGCCAACATGGCCAGCATGCCAGTGCtcccggcggcgtcgtgaaACGTTTAACGTTCCGGCTTTGACTAGCCGACTTGGCACGCTACCCACTAGCGCCATGTGGCAGCGTGGCGTGTGATTTCCGGGCCACAAACGGCAGAACCCGCCAACGTGGCCGACTACATCGAGACGCGACGAATTTTCCTATGCACATGCTGACAACTGTAGGGTCCACCTCGTCACCGAGTTCATCATCTaccccaagggcaagggcaagggcaagcagtCGCGCCCGGTATCCGAGGCGCCAAAGGTCAACCCCAACATGTCTGTGCCCCCCAGCGGCACCGACACGCCGGTGTCCGCCATGGCAGCGGTTCACCCGCTCAAGACGCCCGAGGAGGTGGTCAAGAGgctggctgcgcgcgcgcgtgcgccgcgtgccgacggtggtgtggtgtgctGTCTGGCAGTCACCGACTACTGTTTCAAGATTGGCCGCATCACCAtcccgccgcgcgtcgcgttCCACCTAAGCCTGCTGAGCGAGGACCCCGACCGCCGGGCGCACGCGCTCAACATCCTCCGGTCCAAGgaccacggcgcggcgttcctccgtggtgggtggagagacgacccgctcgccgacgtcatGGGCAAGGATATTGGCCCagacgaggagggcagcTTTGAGTGGATCCAGAACGGCCGCGAGGCCATGGAGCTGGTGGGCCAGGGGCTGTCGGCGTTCTAGGCGCTGCCGTCG
It contains:
- the FTB gene encoding Protein farnesyltransferase subunit beta; amino-acid sequence: MATATYHPSVFSFPPGGAFPSDGVYTPTLEDQRDTEEVIADLLREISPAKVASEPATHDGTTALRKNETAQFMGQHLFQCPPSYTALDASKPWLMFWILHSLDLLGIALDDATKKRAVTTLLSFKLPSGGFAGGAANTQIAHLLPTYAAVIALAISGNATEGFGWEQLAASRQNIYDFFMRMKRPEGGFSVCDGGETDVRGTYCLLVVATVLDILTPELLHNIDKHLVGCQTYEGGFASDMWTFGGATNGPSASFAEAHGGYTSCALLAHFLLTSIQPPSEPLPSLAPGFPAAIDVDSAVRWSALMQGNSYELGGFRGRSNKLVDGCYSWWVGGGFPVLEELVRKGNESKSEGESDAKVTVLDGDDGDWVDVAGSQGLFNRVALQEYVLLAGQNEAGKGGGLRDKPGKRPDLYHTANDLSGLSIAQHHVKHSPVLVEKNRGLFDASKGFPPVKPTKPEGGWKSEAERQRARREVFANALGWTEEKGELIVVGGDASRVNTTTPVFNALGLRMRLFINYFYQQQA
- the ARO4 gene encoding Phospho-2-dehydro-3-deoxyheptonate aldolase, tyrosine-inhibited — encoded protein: MPVSTQSPDRNRPLDDDKVTGYDPLIPPALLRHEIPVPATAAKTISAARRTASSIVRGTDPLDRLLVIVGPCSIHDVDQAKEYATRLRKGVQDGLWPGLEVVMRVYFEKPRTTVGWKGLINDPDIDNTFQINKGLKVARQLLCDINAMGLPVGCELLDTISPQFIADLITWGAIGARTTESQLHRELASGVSFPVGFKNGTDGGLTVALDAMESAAHPHNFMGINSQGMASIVKTSGNRDCHVILRGGKDGPNYKEQYVQAAVQAMKKKNPDSHPTVMVDFSHGNSSKNHRNQPLVGDDVAAQIAAGELSITGVMFESNLKEGNQKSDKGRENLEYGVSITDACVDWDTTVTMLEVLNKASLARREVLQKRASRQGSPVPAVQRLKEEAA